From one Vanessa tameamea isolate UH-Manoa-2023 chromosome 9, ilVanTame1 primary haplotype, whole genome shotgun sequence genomic stretch:
- the LOC113397016 gene encoding klaroid protein-like — MENPTVSGLRSRSRSKTPFLRSSCDRESCAEGEEHKHHKSGRKTPIKRSTPIKQTETKPIESVQEFKEDSPPAYRTRNFTRQSEKLIKTSDYSSEESLDRLRGNRKEIYQNEINSQYERVSTSSQRYSTLADVTLSPIHTSRNVTQDRSTRFSSPAYSACSTDSSFAEQALADTSALLDREPTTEHLPYRLYKMAGEYWNKYPKTDYTYSPLSRDRVELAPGQVAVPNMSRRSLSQFRIQGPNTVDEPDIPATSVWKTSTLRKRFTNVDSSDDESYLRNGAYTKSDERWWITRVLTAVVTAVTTATSKAYRKVAGPSHRYPYTERRPARSGIVSRAASVATAPFLWMYTIITTIITTTVTTITETISSDQASANVKIEGRYGEKAVAKRRWWPWLMLLILPTFGYGYYNYQENFRKIDFEIFSRENVVADTYKPPEIKQDVDLTKRVAALESWALHVDTRLKFFDQKLSKLDNLEAQIEQYSFRHLQQNLITILSSSDNSDAIAAKLKQHFDKNYVTNEQLQSMSQEIHERLINSWKPDINEDNIRGIVQEYLLSIERRQMELIVEKVKEYVREVQSHPVEIKTEVDFEAIKKMVIGMLDVYDADKTGLVDYALESAGGQVISTKCTELYQIKTKQYSILGLPVWWVYTSPRYALSPGAMPAECWAFQGFPGYLVIRTYAIIEVTGFSLEHMSRLLAVEGKIESAPKNFSVYGLHGEMDTDPHLFGEYMYDANGTSIQYFPVKYPKTTNIGGVEYPVAYDIIELRVESNHGNPTYTCVYRFRVHGNPLSDIRRATEDSIRDSES; from the exons atggAGAACCCGACAGTTAGCGGATTGAGGTCAAGGTCCCGGTCGAAAACACCCTTTTTACGTTCCAGCTGCGACCGTGAGAGCTGTGCAGAGGGTGAAGAACACAAACACCATAAATCTGGAAGAAAGACTCCTATAAAACGAAGTACGCCGATCAA ACAAACGGAAACAAAGCCCATAGAATCGGTACAGGAATTTAAAGAGGATTCGCCTCCCGCGTACCGCACTCGAAACTTCACTCGGCAATCGGAGAAGCTCATCAAAACCTCCGACTACTCCTCAGAGGAGAGTTTAGACAGACTGAGAGGAAATAGAAAAGAAATATATcag aaCGAGATCAACAGCCAGTATGAGCGCGTGTCGACGAGCTCTCAACGATACAGCACGCTCGCTGACGTCACGCTCAGCCCCATACACACATCGCGTAACGTGACGCAGGACAG GTCGACTCGCTTCAGCAGTCCCGCGTACAGCGCGTGTTCCACGGACAGCTCGTTCGCGGAACAAGCCCTGGCCGACACGAGCGCGCTCTTGGACCGCGAGCCAACCACCGAACATCTGCCCTACCGACTTTATAAGATGGCCGGGGAGTATTGGAA CAAATACCCTAAAACGGACTACACATATTCGCCGCTGTCCCGCGACCGAGTGGAGCTGGCTCCGGGTCAGGTCGCGGTGCCGAACATGTCGAGACGGTCGCTCTCGCAGTTCCGCATACAGGGACCGAACACCGTCGATGAGCCGGACATACCGGCCACCTCAGTTTGGAAGACCAGTACACTTCGAAAGAGGTTCAct AATGTAGACAGTTCAGACGACGAGTCATACCTCCGCAACGGTGCCTACACGAAGTCAGACGAGCGGTGGTGGATCACTCGCGTGCTGACCGCCGTCGTCACCGCCGTCACCACCGCCACCAGCAAAGCATATCGGAAAGTGGCGGGGCCCTCGCACAGATACCCCTATACTGAGAGAAGGCCGGCGAGAA gTGGTATCGTATCACGAGCAGCATCTGTTGCCACAGCACCGTTCCTTTGGATGTACACAATAATCACAACCATTATTACAACCACCGTCACTACAATCACTGAAACT ATATCGTCAGACCAAGCTTCTGCGAATGTGAAGATTGAGGGGCGGTATGGAGAGAAGGCTGTCGCCAAGCGGCGCTGGTGGCCCTGGCTCATGTTACTGATACTGCCCACATTCGGATATGGCT ATTACAATTACCAAGAAAATTTCCGAAAGATTGACTTTGAAATTTTCTCACGAGAAAATGTCGTCGCCGACACCTACAAACCTCCAGAGATAAAGCAAGATGTGGACTTAACGAAACGCGTGGCGGCCTTGGAGAGCTGGGCGCTGCACGTCGACACGCGCTTGAAATTCTTCGACCAAAAACTTTCGAAGTTGGATAACCTCGAAGCTCAGATCGAGCAATACTCATTTAGACATTTGCAGCAAAACCtcataacaatattaagtagTAGCGACAACAGCGACGCGATCGCCGCCAAACTTAAACAACACTTCGATAAAAATTATGTCACGAACGAGCAGTTGCAATCGATGAGTCAAGAGATACACGAGCGACTCATTAATTCTTGGAAACCTGATATTAATGAGGACAATATACGTGGAATAGTCCAAGAGTATCTGCTGTCTATCGAGCGCCGGCAAATGGAGCTTATCGTGGAGAAGGTCAAGGAATATGTGAGGGAAGTACAGTCGCATCCCGTCGAGATTAAGACTGAGGTAGATTTCGAGGCAATAAAAAAGATGGTTATTGGAATGTTAGATGTTTATGACGCTGATAAGACAGGATTAGTTGACTATGCTTTGGAATCTGCCG GCGGTCAAGTGATCTCGACGAAGTGCACGGAGCTGTACCAGATCAAGACGAAGCAGTACTCGATCCTGGGCCTGCCGGTGTGGTGGGTGTACACGTCGCCGCGGTACGCGCTGTCGCCCGGCGCCATGCCCGCCGAGTGCTGGGCCTTCCAGGGCTTCCCCGGGTACCTGG taatacgGACGTACGCAATCATTGAAGTGACCGGTTTCTCGCTGGAGCACATGTCGAGACTTCTAGCCGTCGAAGGGAAAATCGAATCAGCGCCCAAAAACTTCTCCGTATAC GGCCTGCACGGAGAAATGGACACAGACCCGCATCTTTTCGGGGAATATATGTACGATGCAAATGGCACATCTATACAGTACTTCCCAGTTAAATATCCCAAGACGACGAACATAGGTGGAGTCGAATACCCCGTAGCTTACGACATCATTGAACTGCGGGTCGAGAGCAACCACGGAAACCCGACTTA